The following proteins are encoded in a genomic region of Drosophila willistoni isolate 14030-0811.24 chromosome 3R, UCI_dwil_1.1, whole genome shotgun sequence:
- the LOC6647164 gene encoding uncharacterized protein LOC6647164, which translates to MAACSYKNKAVRLIKCFCGCSDMTVEEVHRIYTLTNSVHETLLDAPATKLLSRFMELRRSGDKNEAEQYLEIYEKCAEFLMEEQRTFTQDEVDELVDLGLPYDLEQDLSRRMLSGQRTEISLGLYRIQGKCRNEIEASNDFRDFRNAILEKMRRVPK; encoded by the exons ATGGCGGCTTGTTCGTACAAG AACAAGGCCGTGAGGCTAATCAAGTGCTTCTGCGGATGCTCTGATATGACAGTAGAGGAAGTGCATCGCATTTACACACTCACAAATAGTGTTCATGAAACTTTATTGGATGCACCGGCCACCAAACTGTTGTCACGATTCATGGAGCTTCGGCGTTCCGGCGATAAAAACGAAGCTGAACAGTATTTGGAAATATATGAGAAATGCGCAGAATTTCTAATGGAGGAGCAGCGCACCTTTACCCAGGATGAGGTTGACGAGTTGGTCGACTTGGGCCTACCGTATGACTTAGAACAGGATTTGTCGCGTCGCATGCTTAGCGGTCAGCGGACAGAAATCAGTTTGGGGCTTTATCGGATCCAGGGCAAGTGCCGTAATGAGATCGAGGCTAGCAATGATTTCCGAGACTTTCGGAATGCCATTTTGGAGAAAATGCGGCGTGT